The genomic window CGGTACAACTGCACCAGAAATAATATTGTTTCCATACAACAGTGAACCTGCAACAGGCTCCCGAATTCCGTCAATATCAACGGGCGGTGCAGCAATGAAAGCAATAATGAAACAGGTGGTTGCAGCAAGCAAAGTCGGAATCATTAAAACACCAAACCAGCCCACATAAAGGCGATTATCAGTGCTAGTGACCCAATTGCAAAACTGCTCCCACAGATTCGCATCGCGTCTGTGTAGAGTCGTTGTCATGATGTTGGATGATGACGTTAAGGTTTACAGTCAGTTCTGTATTTAAATTAATTAACTGACTTGTTAGTTAATATGCCGCAATAAACTTTTTTTGTCAACACCTAAATGTGTTTCAGTTACAAAAAAGTCTCAAAGCTTTGACACAAAATTATTTCAGCGCCTATGATCGAACAGGATGATACGTTAATGGTGTAAAAAAAATCGTAGTGGTAGCTAAAGCAGGAAAAGCAGCAAAACAGGTGCGGGATGCAGAAGCAACAAAAACAGCAATACTTGATGCAGCCGAAGCAGAATTTGCGCAATACGGTTTAAATGCGGCGAAGACAGAAGAGATTGCGGCGAAAACAGGCGTCACCAAGGCAATGATTTACTACTACTTCAAAAGTAAAGAAGATCTCTACGTCGCAGTGTTGGAGCGTGTTTTTTTTGGTAGGTACATGGATTCAATTCAGCCAGAGGAACTCGAACAATTACCGCCTGAAGAAGCATTAGAAAAACTCATCCGGCGACAAATCGCGACTGACTTTAATTATCCGAATCTTGGTCCGATTCAAATTCATGAAGCGCTGCAAAATCAAGGTAAGTATTACCAACACGTTCTCAGTAGCGATCGCGCACAGCAAGTCTTTGGTATTGTGACAAGAATTTTAGAGCGGGGAATTGCAGAAGGATGCTTCCGCAAACTTCATCCACAGCACACCATAGTGAATATTATGGGAGCTTGTAATTTCTACTTTACTGCCTACGAGAATATGAAGTATCTTTGGCAAGGCGCGCCATTACTTAATCCAGAAACAGTAGAACAACATGCTCAAGAAGTTGTTGATTTAATTCTGGCTGGTGTTAGAAATCAACAGACAAGTAAGTAGCTATAATTGTGTCGTTTTTCAGTTGCTTTTTGTCAGTTATATAAATCAGCTTAATGTCACTTTTTGTACATAGTATTTCGCTTACTGTAAAAATTATCAAAACTTAAATTAATTCATAAATTCTAATTATAAAACTACTTCTGACAAGTGCTGTTTTAAATGTGCGATCGCCTCTAACAAAGTTAAAACGAAAAATTCGGGTATCTCTCCTGAAACTTCTCCGGTTTACCCTACCTCCAAAAGCATGGTGGCTGGGCATTATAGAGATGTGCAGCAAATATGATTA from Chroogloeocystis siderophila 5.2 s.c.1 includes these protein-coding regions:
- a CDS encoding TetR/AcrR family transcriptional regulator yields the protein MVAKAGKAAKQVRDAEATKTAILDAAEAEFAQYGLNAAKTEEIAAKTGVTKAMIYYYFKSKEDLYVAVLERVFFGRYMDSIQPEELEQLPPEEALEKLIRRQIATDFNYPNLGPIQIHEALQNQGKYYQHVLSSDRAQQVFGIVTRILERGIAEGCFRKLHPQHTIVNIMGACNFYFTAYENMKYLWQGAPLLNPETVEQHAQEVVDLILAGVRNQQTSK